The Marasmius oreades isolate 03SP1 chromosome 11, whole genome shotgun sequence genomic sequence ACAGCCACGGCCACTTTTCCATCGCGATCAGGTCGACACCACATACCAGAGTCGTGCCTTAACTCGCTTCATGGCAGGTCCTTCCCCCCGTCCCCACAAATCGGAATGTCACCAATTCAACTCGAAACTTTGGGACCAATTTATTATTTTTGAACCTCAAACAGGAGAACAACAGAAAACGGAAGAAATGGATACGAAAGAAGAAGTTACTACATGTGCGTATCTACGGTCGAAGAAGTTGTGTTTACTGACGTACAGGATATACGTCAGGGTACCGATATTCTACAACCATTGTTACGAATGACTACTTTGGTAACCATAGACTTTCTTCAATTCGTTTGTGGTTGAGGCTTGATTCGAGGAGGTCACAAGCAGGTCGACGTCCGTCCCGCCGCTCCGCACATTGACCTCATATGTGTAGCCTTTTCCGTCATCAAACGTGCCTTTGACTTCGCCATTGGTAGAGGTTGTGACATTGCGGAAGGTCTTGTTGATGCCGTTCGTTACTGATGAGGTTGCCTGGTACAAGCCAACGGGGGAACCATTGGATATACCGTTTGGAATGACGAGAGTGATCATCTCGTTCTCCAAGGGTGGGTTGGACCAGTTGATCTTCCCGGTGAAAACGACCGTGGAGCGAAATTGCACTAGGTTGCCATACACTCGGTTCAGCGTCGCAACATCGGAGTGCTCGTCCTCTGGATTGGACATCGTCGCTGTGATTGTGCTAGAATCACTTGCAAAAGTGACATCCAAGCTGTAGTGGCTGAAGGCAGCTAAGACCTGGTATTTTCCGGTCTTCGTCGTGACAGTGTTGATGAAACCTAACTACCAAACGATTAGATGGATTAGTTTTATCTGATAATGACGAAAAACGATCACATACTTCGTTCGCGTTCACTTTCTTGTTCCCCGAAGCATCCTCAGACCATTGCCAAAAGGCACAGACTGGATCGTTCAGGGCGAAGCCAGCTGGAAATACAATGGTAATGGTCTGATTAACCACAGTTTTGGACCAGTTGAGCTTTCCATTGAAGGTATACATTGGAGTAGAGGGCGATTTGGCTGATGAGCTGGTAAGTCGCAAAAAGGCGTTTGAGACTTATGGTCTCACCAACTTCTGGATGCCTCTTATATATGCTTCAGCCATCCAAGGTCATCTGCAAAAACGGTGTGGTCCGGTGGTACATAGTAGCGTAAGATGAAAAATGGATGCAACTTCACTTGAACAGCACCTTGAACCACAGAGGGCCTTCTTCCGATTCGGATGCCAACTTCCGTCGAAAACGGGCCTCGAACGCCTCGGACCAGCGGGGGAGTAAGATATACGTCCGTCGTTGAGACTTTCGGTAAATAAGTTGAAACGGTAACCCTGACTATACCCCAAGACTAAGCAAGCACCCTATGTGTATCCGGGACCTAGTAGCCACCCTGCACAATGAAATAATAATCTGTAAGTACATGTTATAACAAACGAATACAAACGCTCACCTCCAAATaaccaaaaaaaaacgctTATCCCGTATGTGAAGGAGGCTGACAATTCGATGCAGCTCCACTTAGACAGTTGGATGCGCCAGAGCGTGTTGCAAAGCAGTAAATTTGTTGTCAATTTCCCTGACGGTAAATCAACCAGTTAGTGGTAAGCACAGAGACGCTCTTCCGACGGCATAGAGCTGCTTACTTACTATCAGGGTACTGTGAAAGCATGTTTAGTCCCCTGGTCCCTGGAGGCATGAGGCTAACTCTGTGGTTATGCGGCTGCTTGATTGTGTGAAAGTATCCTTGATTCCTGAGTTTCAAAGCGCTCCCCTCGTTCTTCacagaaagaaagatgaGCCGCATAGGACAGCTGCAAAGTCATCTTCGCTCTGTTCGCAGGGGGGGAGTTTAAACATTGTAGCCTACAAAGGGGGACTCGGAGAAGATCCGATTGTCCCAGTAATGAGTCTCCCGAGGGGGGCGTGAGGTCAGTATTGACCGCTTGTACGCCTCGATACCGGCCCGTAGCGACCTATCTAAGTTGCGGGAGTATGGGAATAGATCATATACAAATAATGGGGAAAGGGTGATTATAACGTACCCGGAAGTACTACAGTTTTAGTAAAGTACATGTATGTGCCTGCGGTCAAAGGAAAACATGCTTGCCCTCATGCCTATGAGAGCCGTTCAGTTGGTCGTAAAGAACCATGAACACTTGCCAGATCAACTTACGAAAGCTGGATTGACAACCCTACAAAACCGctattttccttcttcacaGTTGAGACATTGGCCGCACCTGACGTTGAGGGAGAAAATCAGACTCCTGGTCCAACTCGGCAACGAAGGTCTGTGTATACGACTGCTCGCATTCTATCATTGAGAACCATTCTGTAACTTGATTTTTTGATCCCTGAGCATAGAATATTTGAGTAGACGGCGAGAAGGAATGCAAGGGGTCAAGATAGCGTCATTTTCTTGTAAACCCTGGCAATGACAAAGGCCAATTGACCGGTTCAGGAGGACGACTGCACAGGAGGATGGGAATTTTCAAATCCGGATGACAAAAGCTGAGCTCCGTAACTTCGTGAGCGGATGGTAAAGTAGCGACGGCAGTCAAATCTGATTTAGAGGACGTGATATTGCGATGGAGCGGCTACTAGTGTCGGGAGGCAAGAGGCAACGCGTAAGTCGAACGGTCATGCGGCTGCTCAAGGGTAGGGTCATCAGCGAGATTTTATTATCTGATCTTATCTGAATCGGTTCCACGACATAACATTTACGTGACATTTGACCTCACTCAATTCTTGCTCTCTTCTCCCACTCCAACCGGTTCAAGGCGAGCAAAGAGGTTTAAAACCTCGTTCGTTTTATCAAATGAACACCTGACGTAGAGAAAACGAAAAAATTAAGATGAAACTCGCCTCTCTAATATCGAGTCGTCCACTTCTTCGGCTTTTTGCCGTCTGGGGATCTCCCATATATACGAGTACTCGTGTATATGTACGGCTTCCCTTGGACTTCCCCCCTTTTCATTACTTCCAACTTGAGTGAGCCTATTGATTTCTTATTAACTTATAGATGTGCCGCGAGGAAGGCATCCGGTTGGTCTGAGGCCTTACTGAGTCCGCGCGAACAGCGTTATCTGCATTTCAGGCCTTTCATTGCGGGACATGCTAATGTGTAGAGCGAGAATCTCGCCTGACAGCGCCCCTCCTGCAGAGTTGGACTCTAAATCCAGGTAAGTACTTATTACATTTTCTCCACGATGACCTTCTCGTTCCTTTTAGTTCTCTTGGTAACGAAAAGTCACTTCTCCTCGACCTTCAATCTCCATCATTCCTTTACATGTACCACCAAGACGAGTCAGATATGATCCATTGGATGGACAAGGGGGGTCAGTGCCGAATAATTTATCGAGTAAGTTATCGAGGATGCGACGAGGCTGGAGGTAAGCTATAATAACCCTCACCTTTCTCCTCATTTTCGATGTTCCCGATATCTCCCTTGCAGGAAACGGCAACCCCCCGGAACGGTCAGGACTTCCTCATTGATTTGGAGTCATAACATCCTTTAAACAGCGCATTCTAGCTGATTTCGACTATCATCGCGACCCACCGACTCCGTGATGTGCAGGAGCAGTTGGTAATCAGCTCTCCCTCACTCATTGTGAACATGCAAAGACCGGCGGACATTCGGTCACCCTCAGTCAAAACCTGGACCGATATCGTCTAACGGTTGGTCTAAGGTTCTGAGGAGTCGGTAGAGGAGATCATTAGGTACTGTTATTCTTTGATTATATACCGCAAAGATTACAAACGGCTCATGTTGCTCGCAAAGAACAGATCTGATTATTATGGGTGCTAAAGAGGACGTAGGCAAACGAAGGGAGAAACTTTCGTTCAATTACCGCCCACGGGTTCTGACATGCTCTCAGGCTTCAGCTTCTTCTTGTATGTCTCAAGATAATTATCTATTTCGCATTCGTAAGTACCTGCGATTGGATCCATGCGTTCGTGCTTGTCGCTCCTAACTTCCGGGAAGTACGGAATCAAATTACAACATCTACATCCGTTCGCCGTTAACTGCGTCTCTTAGGAATGGACTTTTCATTTTACAGCCACTCAACCGGGTAACCGGAGAACGCGCGCTCGATTTTGAAATTCATCTGTGGTGGCTATTCGGGTTACACGACATCATAGTGAGCTTCTCGATTACAACATGTATACTTACTTACGATGTGTCAAAGTTTGGGCGTTGTCCGAGTGTCGACTTCTCTCGGCTTCAGGGTGCTATCTCCATAGGGCGCTGGTCAACGAATTTGAGGCCATTTAGTTGGCTTTCGCTGGCAAAATTTCTGTCTACCATTTAGCGGGCATGTCGGAACGCTGATTGACTATAAATTCACCGATCCTTTCAAGCTCAATCCTTCATATCCTTCACTTTATTCGCCTATGTCCAAGATATACAGCCTCATTGCGCTTCTCCCTTTCATTCAGTTCGGGCTTGTGAACGCTCACGTTGCTGCGTGGGCTAAGGGTCAGTTTGACTTCATTTCCCCGACTCCTATTTGAACATATGCTCACCCTTAATATTCCAGGCATGTACTGCTTGAATGGTACACGCCCTGGTATAGACGACCAAGACAACAGTGCACCCGTCCAACCTTTATTCGAATTAAGCAAGAACGATTGGTGGATGCAGGGTATCACCAAGGTAGGTTCAGTTTTCTTTTTGAAAGCGCACCCGTTGATGCAAGCGTGCGGAAATGCAGTGTATGGACTTCCCACCTCCACAAGGCACTTTCCTCACCCTCCCTGCAAACAGAGATTTCAAAGTCGAACTTGCCACCAACCGAGGGTTCACTACTCTCGGATGGGGCGGAACTCGGCTCACGAAATTTGCTGGGCCGATCAATGTTCCGGAGGATCAGTTTGGGAAGAGCGGGAAGTGTATTACTGATCCGAACAGTACGCTCTTGTTCCGTTATGTCTTCACGAATCGTGAGCTAACCAGACGTTATTAACCGTCAATTTAGTTCATACAATAAATGAAGAGACCGCTGCTGGAACTGTGTTTGCTATCGCTTACAAGGTACGCAACGATTTTATACTCCGTACAGGACTTTTCTCAACGCTCTCTCTTGCGATAGTCGGATCCTCGAGCGGTTCAGCCTGAAGACCTCACGGTGTTCACTGTCAAGTATCAGTAAGCCCATTCCCATCCCCGTTAGTTTTTCAGTCAACGCTTACGAACGTTGACGCAGTACCGTTTGGTACCGTGAAGTCACATACGACGTTCCAGACCTTCCTGAATGTCCACCAGATGGCTGTGTTTGTGCCGTGAGTTTTTTCCCGATCGTTTTTCCCATTTCAAAAAGCAATGGCTGACCGAGCGTGATGGTATGTCCTTCAAATGAACATTTAGTGGGGATGGGTGAGCATCGACTTGCCTTCAAACTGGGTTGTATCTAACTTCTATATCACAGGTCCCAACCGACACCTGCGGCGAACCTAACATGTACATGCAACCGTTCAAATGTACCGTGACGGGTAGCTCGCCCAACGCTCGACCTGTTGCTCCAGCAAAACCGCCTGTCTACTGTGAAGGAAACCCGAGCGGGTGTACTGCTGGAGCTAAACAAATGGTGTTTTACAATCAACTTGAAGGGAATA encodes the following:
- a CDS encoding uncharacterized protein (CAZy:AA14), whose product is MSKIYSLIALLPFIQFGLVNAHVAAWAKGMYCLNGTRPGIDDQDNSAPVQPLFELSKNDWWMQGITKCMDFPPPQGTFLTLPANRDFKVELATNRGFTTLGWGGTRLTKFAGPINVPEDQFGKSGKCITDPNIHTINEETAAGTVFAIAYKSDPRAVQPEDLTVFTVKYHTVWYREVTYDVPDLPECPPDGCVCAWGWVPTDTCGEPNMYMQPFKCTVTGSSPNARPVAPAKPPVYCEGNPSGCTAGAKQMVFYNQLEGNNVQYDSAKGNPYYNERMGFKEGRQADIFT